Proteins encoded in a region of the Piliocolobus tephrosceles isolate RC106 chromosome 18, ASM277652v3, whole genome shotgun sequence genome:
- the ELOA2 gene encoding elongin-A2, with protein sequence MAAGSTTLHAVEKLQVYLTTKTDPKKLEKYLQKLSTLPMAGDILAETGIRKTVKRLRKHQHVGDFARDLAARWKKLVLVDPNTGPDAQDPEESVSRKHFGEALQDQEKACGFPENRTVPRNPSNSPEHRRTAHRTPPGLQRPHRRSPSRKPRAERKRPRMAAADSGPHQAPPSRIAPLPMPEGPEPAVPRKQPERGHAHAAQGGPLLGQGCQGQPQGEVLVSHSKGHKSSCQEKCPLCAQGDWHSPDLIREESSRARLREETPRMPSRESARDRPPSGDAKKDKEGERAGSSQHVPALAVAPDGHPNRPHHRHSNKKMPSLEGSYPGNGTHRLSSEEKEQLSNDRKTQEGKPPTAHVGRMSMSSLSEVEEVDMAEEFEQPTLSFEKYHTYDQLQKQKKKTGKSTTTALGDKQRKANDSKGTCVSWDSAKKLPPVEESQSERLQAAGADSAGLKTVPSHAFSELWDPSEAWMQANYHSLLDSDSMTSQAKPEALTAPTFQEETAFTGHRVNAETQVSSGSRPACQPQVLTLGQQCVRVLRNNPDTLSDVEGIPYSYPEPILEGWTPHQLYCREKYNHALIQETDELWRIHCLWDFKEEKPQERESWRELCLRLQDTQEQRLRVLKANIRSARENNPNSGEAKMIYYNSVAKTPYDASRRQDKSAAATESENGEIKPAPKPAGSSHAPSSRGSDSGGRDSSSSSVLHQLPEKQANPCLSSSNEHATPAAKTRKQAAKKVAPLMAKAIRDYKKRFSRR encoded by the coding sequence ATGGCGGCAGGATCCACTACGCTGCACGCAGTGGAGAAGCTGCAGGTGTATCTGACCACTAAGACGGACCCGAAAAAACTAGAGAAATATTTGCAGAAACTCTCCACCTTGCCCATGGCAGGAGACATACTGGCGGAGACTGGAATCAGAAAGACGGTGAAGCGCCTGCGGAAGCACCAGCACGTGGGCGACTTTGCCAGAGACTTAGCGGCCCGGTGGAAGAAGCTGGTGCTTGTGGACCCAAACACCGGGCCTGATGCACAGGACCCCGAGGAGAGCGTTTCCCGAAAGCACTTCGGGGAGGCTCTTCAGGACCAGGAAAAGGCCTGTGGCTTCCCAGAGAACAGGACAGTCCCCAGGAACCCATCTAACAGCCCTGAGCACAGACGGACAGCACACAGAACACCTCCGGGGCTCCAGAGACCTCACCGAAGGTCTCCCAGTCGCAAGCCCAGAGCCGAGAGAAAGCGCCCCAGAATGGCCGCAGCTGATTCCGGCCCCCATCAGGCCCCTCCATCGCGCATCGCTCCCCTCCCGATGCCCGAGGGCCCTGAGCCCGCTGTGCCCCGGAAGCAACCCGAAAGAGGCCACGCTCACGCCGCTCAGGGCGGGCCTCTGCTGGGTCAAGGTTGCCAGGGCCAACCCCAGGGGGAAGTGCTTGTGAGCCACAGCAAGGGACACAAATCGTCCTGCCAGGAAAAATGCCCCTTGTGTGCCCAGGGCGATTGGCACTCCCCTGATTTGATCAGGGAGGAATCATCCCGGGCCCGCTTAAGAGAGGAAACCCCAAGGATGCCCTCCCGGGAAAGTGCCAGGGACAGGCCGCCCTCGGGTGACGCCAAGAAGGACAAGGAAGGGGAACGAGCTGGCAGCAGCCAGCATGTCCCCGCCTTGGCGGTGGCTCCAGACGGTCACCCAAATAGGCCTCATCACAGACACTCGAACAAGAAGATGCCCAGTCTAGAGGGCTCGTACCCAGGAAATGGGACACACCGCCTGTCTTCTGAGGAGAAAGAGCAGCTTTCCAACGACCGAAAGACTCAAGAGGGGAAGCCACCAACCGCTCATGTGGGCAGAATGTCCATGAGCTCCCTCTCTGAGGTGGAGGAGGTAGATATGGCTGAGGAATTCGAGCAGCCCACTCTGTCATTTGAAAAATACCACACTTATGACCAGTtgcagaagcaaaagaaaaagactggGAAATCTACCACCACTGCACTTGGAGATAAACAAAGGAAAGCAAACGATTCCAAGGGCACTTGTGTGTCCTGGGATTCAGCTAAGAAATTGCCTCCTGTTGAGGAAAGCCAGTCAGAGAGGCTGCAGGCAGCCGGCGCTGATTCTGCAGGGCTGAAAACGGTGCCCAGCCATGCCTTCTCAGAGCTCTGGGACCCCTCAGAGGCATGGATGCAGGCCAACTACCATTCGCTATTGGATTCTGACTCCATGACCTCCCAGGCAAAGCCAGAAGCACTTACTGCACCAACCTTCCAGGAGGAAACTGCTTTCACTGGACACAGAGTGAATGCTGAGACGCAGGTGTCCTCGGGCTCCAGGCCTGCCTGCCAACCCCAGGTGCTGACGCTGGGACAGCAGTGCGTCCGGGTCCTTAGAAACAATCCGGACACCCTCAGCGATGTGGAAGGGATCCCCTACTCCTATCCTGAACCCATTCTGGAAGGGTGGACACCTCATCAGCTGTATTGCAGAGAGAAATATAATCATGCACTGATTCAAGAGACCGACGAATTATGGAGGATTCATTGTCTCTGGGACTTTAAGGAAGAAAAGCCACAGGAGCGCGAATCTTGGCGGGAGCTGTGCCTGCGGCTTCAGGACACCCAAGAGCAGCGGCTGAGAGTACTGAAAGCAAATATCCGATCTGCACGTGAAAACAACCCCAACAGCGGAGAGGCAAAGATGATCTATTACAACTCTGTGGCCAAGACGCCTTATGATGCTTCAAGGAGGCAAGATAAGTCTGCAGCAGCTACTGAATCCGAAAACGGAGAGATCAAGCCAGCCCCAAAGCCTGCGGGAAGCAGCCACGCTCCCTCCAGCAGGGGCAGTGACAGTGGTGGCagagacagcagcagcagcagcgtcCTTCACCAGCTCCCTGAGAAGCAGGCCAACCCCTGCCTAAGCAGCAGCAATGAGCACGCGACGCCCGCGGCCAAAACCCGGAAACAGGCTGCCAAGAAAGTGGCCCCGCTGATGGCCAAGGCAATTCGAGACTACAAGAAAAGATTCTCCCGACGATGA